One Clupea harengus chromosome 3, Ch_v2.0.2, whole genome shotgun sequence DNA window includes the following coding sequences:
- the LOC105892869 gene encoding myeloid-associated differentiation marker homolog, giving the protein MSYQDLDLERSFARVGELSLKEPSGTVVKLKRVVKHPDFKYQRHTDMVYNDIALVQLQEAVPFSDTVAPVVLPSPREVFSANAECWVTGWGHFTWYSVLVGGAALDQLRSYTGALLDWRGGDQKEATRYRRVNKRTRERERAREREREVETSCPVKVIKERERERERERERSGNVPSCKGITKRNLEPCGARSIAMATVSVPLSVLRLLEVALTCVSFSLVASVGHSSSSYWAWCMFSWCFCCFLTLLILVLEFARLSARLPISWDDFTTSFAMLAALMLLAASIIYPSVVFSCPGCARQVAASVTSCLAFLAYCVEVGVTRAQPGQVSGFLSTVPGLLKVLEAFVACIIFISLEPARVSAFPGLQWCVAVYALAFIFSLLIIILTVGRLLGACPCPLEQVLVAFNVLAVLMYATAVIVWPVYAFRNNPRPSNCRHCPWDGLVVVSFMTCVNLLAYIVDTVYSVRLVFFVTPS; this is encoded by the exons atgaGTTATCA GGATCTAGACCTGGAGCGTTCCTTTGCTCGGGTCGGGGAGCTGAGCCTGAAGGAACCTTCTGGAACGGTGGTCAAGCTGAAGAGGGTGGTGAAGCATCCAGACTTCAAATATCAGCGTCACACAGACATGGTGTACAACGACATCGCCCTGGTGCAGCTGCAGGAGGCCGTGCCCTTCTCCGACACAGTGGCGCCCGTGGTTCTGCCCAGCCCCCGAGAGGTCTTCAGTGCCAACGCTGAGTGCTGGGTCACCGGCTGGGGCCACTTCACTTggtaca gtgtgcttGTGGGCGGGGCCGCTCTTGATCAGCTGAGGAGCTACACCGGCGCactg CTAGATTGGAGAGGAGGGGACCAGAAGGAGGCAACACGTTACAGAAGAGTGAATaaaagaacgagggagagagagagagcgagagagagagagagagaagtggaaacGTCCTGTCCTGTAAAGGTAataaaagaacgagagagagagagagagagggagagagagagaagtggaaacGTCCCGTCCTGTAAAGGTATCACAAAGAGGAACTTGGAGCCCTGCGGAGCGAGGAGCATTGCCATGGCGACGGTGTCTGTCCCTCTGAGCGTGCTGCGCCTGCTGGAGGTGGCCCTGACCTGCGTGAGCTTCAGCCTGGTGGCGTCGGTGGgccactcttcctcctcctactGGGCCTGGTGCATGTTCAGCTGGTGCTTCTGCTGcttcctcaccctcctcatccTCGTGCTGGAGTTCGCCCGCCTCAGCGCGCGCCTGCCCATCTCGTGGGACGACTTCACCACCTCCTTCGCCATGCTGGCCGCCCTCATGCTGCTGGCCGCCTCCATCATCTACCCCTCCGTGGTGTTCTCCTGCCCCGGCTGCGCCCGCCAGGTGGCCGCCAGCGTCACGTCCTGCCTGGCGTTCCTGGCGTACTGCGTGGAGGTGGGCGTGACCAGGGCGCAGCCGGGGCAGGTCAGCGGGTTCCTGTCCACGGTCCCGGGCCTGCTGAAGGTTCTGGAAGCATTCGTGGCCTGCATCATCTTCATCTCCCTGGAGCCGGCGCGCGTGTCGGCGTTCCCTGGGCTGCAGTGGTGCGTGGCGGTGTACGCTCTGGCCTTCATCTTCTCCCtgctcatcatcatcctcaccgTGGGCCGCCTGCTGGGCGCGTGCCCCTGCCCGCTGGAGCAGGTGCTGGTGGCCTTTAACGTGCTGGCCGTGCTCATGTACGCCACTGCTGTTATCGTCTGGCCCGTCTACGCCTTCCGGAACAATCCGCGGCCCTCCAACTGCCGCCACTGCCCCTGGGACGGCCTGGTGGTGGTCTCCTTCATGACGTGCGTCAACCTCCTCGCCTACATTGTGGACACCGTCTACTCTGTCCGACTTGTGTTCTTCGTCACGCCATCTTAG